The following coding sequences are from one Neurospora crassa OR74A linkage group I, whole genome shotgun sequence window:
- a CDS encoding osmosensor protein, giving the protein MQSYGGSVNYPPSFNNPKMEHGRNSYRRKGIDMGNIIGDPFALATTSIATLSWIIILFGSIFGFRDQNDGSNGAPVIVWPTYSWFTLVFNFFLILGIFIVIASDSAQTYHVAIVGYLAVGLVGSTSSINNLIYSGVASMEATAAGYILLSMVTIIWIFYFGSAPSAVPRAYIDSFALTKESTLPAHHMSRQTMNHNGLSSPNAYGSYNMRPETSASGLQPPQMYTGQLNGLENPARQSQIPQGFSSNNIPKPQGEGEIVPPTEYPYRAKAIFSYEANPDDANEISFSKHEVLEISDVSGRWWQARKENGETGIAPSNYLILL; this is encoded by the exons ATGCAATCGTACGGAGGATCGGTTAACTATCCCCCGTccttcaacaaccccaaaATGGAACACGGCAGGAACTCGTACCGCCGAAAAGGCATAGACATGGGCAACATTATTGGTGACCCATTTGCTCTGGCCACTACTTCTATTGCTACT CTGTCATGGATCATCATCCTGTTTGGATCCATCTTTGGCTTTAGGGACCAAAATGACGGATCGAATGGGGCTCCCGTCATTGTTTGGCCAACCTACAGCTGGTTCACCCTCgtcttcaacttcttcctcATTCTCGGCATtttcatcgtcatcgcctCGGACAGCGCTCAGACCTACCATGTCGCCATCGTTGGCTACCTGGCCGTCGGGCTGGTCGGCTCCACGTCGTCGATCAACAACCTGATTTACAGTGGCGTTGCGTCCATGGAGGCGACAGCGGCTGGGTATATCTTGTTGTCCATGGTGACG ATCATCTGGATATTCTACTTTGGCTCCGCCCCATCGGCTGTTCCCCGTGCCTACATCGACTCCTTTGCGCTGACCAAGGAATCCACCCTCCCTGCGCATCACATGAGCCGCCAAACCATGAACCACAACGGTCTCTCCTCTCCCAATGCTTACGGCTCCTACAACATGCGCCCTGAAACCTCGGCCTCGGGCCTCCAGCCTCCGCAAATGTACACGGGTCAGCTCAACGGGCTCGAAAACCCCGCTCGCCAGTCGCAGATTCCCCAGGGTTTCTCGTCCAACAACATCCCCAAGCcgcaaggagaaggggagaTCGTTCCGCCGACGGAGTACCCGTACAGGGCCAAGGCGATATTCAGCTATGAGGCCAACCCGGACGATGCCAACGAGATTAGTTTCTCCAAGCATGAGGTGCTGGAGATTAGCGACGTGAgcgggcggtggtggcaggCACGGAAGGAGAATGGAGAAACGGGTATTGCGCCGAGCAATTACTTGATTTTGCTATGA
- a CDS encoding mitotic spindle biogenesis protein Spc19 — translation MNYNYNYNPPPPSFSTLLPPLHSSLNLLSSSLSLLDSSTSDFPRLSSVLKTVRHYELIPQPTLQAAEASLRDEIGPFIELLLERVDKELERKGRRVETLKARCELNGGRLSNYNREQKSGGAGGGIQKKGGGTKEAGSGSGGKKLNGEAALRAKVVRQRKEALKYSVERLEMEVAQKERELRMRLEQQGGGPVL, via the coding sequence ATGAACTACAACTACAATTAcaacccaccacccccctccttctccaccctcctcccgcctCTCCATTCCTctctcaacctcctctcctcttccctctccctcctcgacTCGTCCACCTCCGACTTCCCCCGACTCTCCTCTGTCCTCAAAACTGTTCGGCACTACGAACTGATCCCCCAACCGACTTTACAAGCTGCCGAAGCTTCATTACGCGACGAAATCGGCCCGTTCATcgagctgctgctggagagGGTGGACAAAGAGCTGGAGCGAAAAGGTAGGAGGGTGGAGACGCTCAAGGCCAGGTGTGAGCTCAATGGCGGGAGACTGTCGAATTACAATCGAGAACAGAAAAGTGGTGGTGCAGGAGGCGGCATACAGAAGAAGGGTGGTGGTACTAAGGAGgccggaagtggaagtggggGGAAGAAGCTCAATGGGGAGGCTGCGCTGAGAGCCAAAGTGGTCAGGCAGCGCAAGGAGGCACTCAAGTATAGTGTCGAACggttggagatggaggtggcccagaaggagagggagttGAGGATGAGGTTGGAGCAGCAGGGAGGTGGGCCGGTGCTGTGA
- a CDS encoding meiotically up-regulated 182 protein, whose product MALKTLSAKAAAALDRELMSTGAFSIDQLMELAGLSVSQAVARVHPTKQGRRVLVAVGPGNNGGDGLVAARHLFHYGYQPAIYYPKRPKNDLYQRLVKQCEDLEIPFVDDFFAALESTDHVVDAIFGFSFSGEVREPFPAVINAMAETKVPVTSVDAPSSWDINEGPPKSGVGSNFHPNVLVSLTAPKPLVKYFKGRHFVGGRFVAPSIAKKYDFDVPKYEGIDQIVEITDNQVKI is encoded by the exons ATGGCGCTCaag ACCCTCTCCGCAAAGGCTGCCGCTGCTCTTGACCGCGAGCTCATGAGCACGGGGGCCTTTTCCATCGACCAGCTCATGGAACTGGCAGGCCTCTCGGTCTCTCAAGCTG TCGCCCGAGTCCACCCTACCAAGCAGGGCCGCCGAGTGCTGGTTGCTGTTGGCCCTGGAAACAATG GGGGTGACGGCCTCGTGGCTGCTCGACACCTTTTCCACTACGGCTATCAGCCTGCCATCTACTATCCGAAGCGACCCAAGAACGATCTCTATCAG CGCCTAGTCAAACAATGTGAAGACCTAGAGATACCCTTTGTTGATGACTTTTTCGCGGCTCTGGAGTCTACCGACCACGTCGTCGATGCCATCTTTG GTTTCAGTTTCTCTGGCGAGGTGCGCGAGCCGTTCCCTGCCGTCATCAACGCCATGGCCGAGACAAAGGTTCCAGTGACCTCGGTCGATGCTCCATCGTCGTGGGACATTAACGAAGGACCGCCCAAGTCCGGCGTGGGCAGCAACTTTCACCCTAATGTCTTGGTTAGCTTGACGGCTCCGAAACCTCTGGTCAAGTACTTCAAGGGCCGGCATTTTGTAGGAGGACG GTTCGTCGCTCCGTCGATTGCGAAAAAGTACGACTTTGACGTTCCCAAGTATGAGGGTATCGACCAGATTGTCGAGATCACCGACAACCAAGTCAAGATCTAA
- the cyt-21 gene encoding mitochondrial 37S ribosomal protein MRPS16: protein MVLKLRLARFGRTNAPFYNIVVAHARTARNSKPLEVIGTYDPVPKKDTYDTTGKLHKDIKLDVTRAKYWIGVGAQPTDTVWRLLSLVGILDPKYKKPQPAQEQKTKA from the exons ATGGTTCTCAAGCTCAGACTCGCCCGCTTTGGGCGTACCAATGCCCCCTTTTACAACATTGTCGTTGCCCACGCCAG AACCGCGCGCAACAGCAAGCCTCTCGAGGTCATTGGCACATACGACCCCGTTCCCAAGAAGGACACGTACGATACCACAGGGAAGCTGCACAAGGACATCAAGCTGGACGTCACGAGGGCCAAGTACTGGATAGGTGTGGGAGCTCAGCCGACCGACACGGTTTGGCGGTTACTGTCCCTT GTCGGCATACTAGACCCCAAGTACAAGAAGCCGCAACCGGCGCAGGAGCAAAAGACCAAGGCTTGA
- a CDS encoding cell wall glucanase yields MLLTRYLASATALLASSALAQITTDCQPLNKTCPADPALGMDYSWTFNSTPKAWAWETTVGTVDFDMDQGAAFTISKQGDSPTLRSKFYFFWGRTEIWMKAAQGRGIVSSVMFLSDDLDEIDWEFVGGEPNNVQTNTYGKGVIESSIPGKHDVSGNAQEDFHNYTTIWTRDYLDFYVDGNKVRTLLPAQANNTQFYPQTPMRLSFGIWAGGDPRMAKGTQDWAGGQTDYGAGPYTMHVKSVQVTDFSEGQEYVYGDRSGAWESIKVVEGNSTVKEMIMAPPKQSVSDKWNGMSSTTKTIIYACCAGVGALLLFAAVFVCIRTRRRGARQAALAEAQYQRDRLELEQLQKAGIDPDSFREQAAEYHADEMKKDGMATTTTYSVPPSPPLDDSNNTSGGQFNTASAVGAGVAAGAALGATGAAAASLSQSPRVASPAPAPGQQQQQQQHQQQFNSFDNNMNRVASPALSPGQQQQQFNFFDNNMNMDRVASPAPSIPALTPTIPNVTGGYQSQAHSPVFPPNRSFTSPVPGPYNPQGPMYGSDMNRVGSPAPGGGLVHPQPQRSFTAGPTAPGFASPQSASFDFSNNNNNHGGYANSPQASTFAGAYGQQPAGSGLGIQSGGAAAGYGHASGGVGQVPDFGLPGQNGFAEGRDSYWGDTRDDDHHNQGHMNNGGYR; encoded by the coding sequence ATGCTTCTGACGCGATACCTCGCCTCGGCCACTGCGCTGTTGGCGTCCTCGGCCCTCGCCCAAATCACCACCGACTGCCAACCCCTCAACAAAACATGTCCTGCCGATCCCGCCCTCGGCATGGACTACTCGTGGACCTTCAACTCTACTCCCAAAGCCTGGGCCTGGGAGACCACGGTCGGCACCGTTGATTTCGACATGGACCAAGGCGCGGCCTTCACCATAAGCAAGCAAGGCGACTCCCCCACCCTGCGCTCCAAGTTCTACTTCTTCTGGGGCCGCACCGAGATCTGGATGAAGGCTGCTCAGGGCAGAGGCATCGTCAGTTCCGTCATGTTCTTGTCCGACGATTTGGACGAGATCGACTGGGAGTTTGTCGGCGGCGAACCCAACAACGTGCAGACCAACACTTACGGCAAGGGCGTCATCGAGTCCTCCATTCCCGGAAAGCACGACGTTTCCGGCAACGCTCAGGAGGACTTCCATAACTATACCACCATCTGGACCAGGGACTACCTTGACTTTTATGTGGACGGCAACAAGGTCCGCACTCTACTTCCCGCTCAAGCCAACAACACTCAATTTTACCCCCAGACTCCCATGCGTTTGTCGTTTGGTATCTGGGCTGGCGGCGACCCGAGAATGGCCAAGGGTACACAGGATTGGGCTGGTGGCCAAACCGATTATGGCGCTGGCCCGTACACCATGCATGTCAAGTCCGTCCAAGTTACCGACTTCAGCGAAGGCCAGGAGTATGTCTACGGCGACCGCAGCGGCGCTTGGGAGAGCATCAAGGTCGTCGAGGGTAATTCCACCGTCAAGGAGATGATCATGGCTCCGCCCAAGCAGTCGGTGTCCGACAAGTGGAACGGCATGTCAAGCACAACCAAGACCATTATTTATGCTTGCTGCGCCGGTGTTGGTGCGCTGCTCCTCTTTGCTGCCGTCTTCGTCTGCATCCGTACTCGACGACGGGGTGCGCGCCAGGCTGCTCTTGCTGAAGCCCAGTACCAGCGCGATCGCCTCGAGCTGGAACAGTTGCAGAAGGCCGGTATCGATCCCGATAGTTTTAGGGAGCAGGCGGCAGAGTATCATGCTgatgagatgaagaaggacggTATGGCTACTACGACAACTTATAGTGTTCCCCCTTCTCCGCCTCTCGATGACTCGAACAACACCTCCGGTGGTCAATTCAACACAGCCTCAGCAGTTGGCGCTGGCGtcgctgctggtgctgctctCGGTGCTaccggtgccgccgccgcctccctctcTCAATCTCCCCGTGTCGCTAGccctgctcccgctcccggtcagcaacagcagcagcagcaacatcagcAACAGTTCAATTCCTTTGACAACAACATGAACCGCGTCGCTAGTCCTGCTCTCTCTCCtggccagcaacagcagcaattCAACTTCTTCGACAACAACATGAACATGGATCGCGTCGCCTCCCCCGCCCCAAGCATTCCTGCTTTGACCCCCACGATTCCCAACGTGACTGGCGGCTACCAGAGCCAGGCCCACAGTCCGGTCTTCCCTCCCAACCGTAGCTTCACCTCTCCGGTCCCTGGCCCGTATAACCCTCAAGGGCCCATGTATGGCAGCGATATGAACAGAGTGGGCAGCCCTGCACCTGGTGGAGGACTCGTCCACCCGCAACCCCAACGAAGCTTTACCGCTGGTCCTACCGCTCCCGGATTCGCGAGCCCGCAGTCGGCCAGCTTCGActtcagcaacaacaacaacaaccacggGGGTTACGCCAACAGCCCGCAAGCGTCCACATTTGCTGGGGCGTACGGTCAGCAACCAGCAGGATCCGGACTTGGAATACAGTcgggtggtgctgctgctgggtaCGGTCATgctagtggtggtgttggtcaAGTACCTGACTTTGGTCTGCCGGGCCAAAACGGATTTGCGGAGGGCAGGGATAGTTACTGGGGCGATACCCGGGATGATGATCACCATAACCAGGGACACATGAACAACGGGGGATACAGGTGA